One Fusarium poae strain DAOMC 252244 chromosome 4, whole genome shotgun sequence DNA window includes the following coding sequences:
- a CDS encoding hypothetical protein (TransMembrane:1 (i278-296o)) yields MNPRVVVSQTPPHLDSESVASSAQTSTSHMPLHHYPEDQHQHQHQPYTDRSEDDDPPPSYTVVDNEGPHANPFDLLPMSTSSLGIHPFKGTSNDKTVYYLDKRLDTDPEFLEQHVNDLAKEPPRPYVRVQGVDRKSGESKNGIDFDIHIELTPLLYQEMATRRSWRRIRAVNNFDKVRRGTAKMTRAPGFGGRGPPEEGTPGVSQWCYRYCTNKAGLKAFVLERRITGWDFALVGSRLENLVRETGYRGEINITFPTTNARVEIYNNCRTNRWRLTRWIVLFFYFTLLWLFSWPWISLRTRWYETVYVEWSMSRPDRQGTLRYACMSEDQWCRLWRRPIQQAIKARRRGRLSQDDIDDAYVAPGAEDSARGMRAGFGILQRTFGWGGDGEGSGRHSPCNR; encoded by the coding sequence ATGAACCCTCGGGTTGTCGTTTCCCAGACGCCTCCGCATCTGGATTCGGAGAGTGTAGCATCATCAGCTCAAACATCGACTTCACACATGCCTCTTCATCACTACCCAGAAGACcagcatcaacatcaacatcaaccttaCACAGATCGCTCAGAGGATGACGATCCGCCTCCTAGCTACACTGTAGTCGATAATGAAGGACCTCACGCCAACCCATTTGACCTCTTGCCCATGAGCACTTCATCCCTTGGAATCCATCCCTTCAAGGGCACGTCGAATGACAAGACGGTCTACTATCTCGACAAGCGTCTTGATACGGACCCCGAGTTTCTGGAGCAGCACGTCAATGATCTCGCCAAGGAGCCGCCGAGACCGTATGTTCGTGTTCAGGGCGTTGACCGCAAGTCTGGCGAGAGCAAGAATGGGATCGACTTTGACATTCATATTGAACTCACCCCGCTTCTGTACCAGGAGATGGCTACGCGTCGCTCATGGAGACGTATCCGCGCTGTCAACAATTTTGACAAGGTACGTCGTGGAACAGCCAAAATGACCCGGGCACCTGGATTCGGCGGTAGAGGACCACCTGAGGAAGGCACACCAGGAGTGTCGCAGTGGTGTTATCGGTATTGCACCAACAAAGCCGGTCTCAAAGCGTTTGTGCTGGAGCGACGTATCACGGGGTGGGATTTTGCACTCGTGGGGTCAAGATTGGAGAATCTTGTCCGGGAAACGGGATATCGTGGAGAAATCAACATTACGTTTCCTACAACAAATGCCCGCGTGGAGATTTACAACAATTGTCGTACCAACCGATGGCGTCTTACCCGATGGATAGTCCTGTTTTTCTACTTTACTCTCCTGTGGTTATTTTCCTGGCCGTGGATATCTCTCCGAACACGATGGTACGAAACAGTCTACGTGGAATGGTCCATGAGTCGTCCTGACAGACAGGGCACACTGCGTTATGCATGTATGAGTGAAGATCAGTGGTGTCGACTCTGGCGACGACCGATACAGCAGGCCATCAAGGCGAGACGCAGGGGTCGATTAAGCCAGGATGATATCGACGATGCGTATGTTGCTCCTGGGGCTGAGGACTCTGCGAGGGGTATGAGAGCTGGTTTTGGGATCTTGCAGAGGACGTTTGGATGGGGTGGAGATGGGGAGGGTAGTGGGCGACATTCGCCGTGCAATAGGTAG